The following nucleotide sequence is from Pandoraea thiooxydans.
CCCGTAGGAATGGTGTGTTTTGCCTGGACCAACCGTCTAACGACGGTCGTTGAGACGCAGCATTTCAAGGGCGACCGGGCCCAGGTACGCAATCAGGCGGCGCAGCACGCCTTGCGCGGCCTGCTCAAGCTGATCGACACCGCCGAGGCATAGCCCGCCGCCGCATCCCGGCAGCGCCGTTACCGGGGCGCCGAGCGGTGCTCGTTGATGGCATCCCGGGTTTGGCAAGCCGCCTGCGCGGCCGCCTGCCCAAAATCTTCGCCGCTGCCAGCGTAGATAATGGCGCGCGACGAATTGATCATCATGCCGCTGCCGTCGGCCGTGCGGCCTGCCGTGACGGTCGCCGCCACGTCCCCGCCCTGAGCGCCGATCCCCGGAATCAGCAGCGGCATATCGCCGACGATCGCGCGCACCGCCGCGATTTCGTTCGGGAACGTCGCGCCGACCACCAGACCGATCTGGCCGCTGGTGTTCCAGGGACCGGCTGCCAGCCGCGCGACGACCTCATACAGCGGCTGGCCGTCGGCCGTGCGCAGGAACTGAAGGTCGCTGCCCCCCGGATTCGAGGTGCGGCACAACACGATCACGCCCTTGTTCCCGTATCCGAGGTAGGGCGCAATCGAGTCGAAACCCATGTACGGGTTGACCGTGACCGCATCGGCCTGATACCGCTCGAATGCTTCTTTGGCATATTGTTCGGCGGTGCTGCCGATGTCGCCCCGTTTGGCATCGAGCACTACCGGCAGGCCAGGATGGTGCTCGTGAATGTGGGCAATCAGCCGCTCCAGTTGAATTTCGGCGCGCTGCGCAGAAAAATAGGCGATCTGCGGCTTGAACGCACAGGCATAGGGTGCGGTTGCATCGACGATGGTCCGGCAAAACTCGAAGATCGCATCGGGATTGCCCCGCAGATGCGCCGGCAGTCGTGACGGCTCCGGATCGAGCCCCACACACAGCAGAGAGTCTCGTTCATGCCAGGCGGCACGCAGTTGATCGATGAATGTCATGGTGGTTGCGCGATGAAAACGTGCGCCATTTTAACTCACCGCATCCGAGGGCAGCTCCGTTCCTCGCGACGCTCGGCGAGACTGCCGCGATGCGGCGCAGGCGGGTCACCCAAGAACAGCGCCAGCCGTTTATTGGCATAGCTAATCATTGGTTTGTGCTAGATTGTTGGGCAAACCTGTTGGCAATGCGCCGCCGGATATCTCTGGACAGAACATTCAATAGGAGCAAAAAACCCATGAATCACGCATCCCTCGCCGCCGCAACAGACGCGCTCTGGACTGCCGCGGCACAAAACGCTTTGCATTATGGTGTCACGGCAATCCAGGCAATCGTGATCCTGCTGTTGGGCTGGTGGCTTTCCAACCTTCTGACACGCATCGTCAGACGCGCGCTGGACCGCTCGCCCCAGTTCGACAAGACGCTCAAGCCTCTGACCTATTCGGTCGTGCAATGGTCGGTGCGAGGTATCACGATCGTCGCTGTTCTGGCGCAGTTCGGAGTCCAGACAGCCAGCATCATTGCCGTGCTGGGTGCCGCCGGCCTGGCCATCGGCCTGGCGCTGCAAGGCACGCTGCAGAACATCGCAGCCGGCACAATGCTGTTGGTGCTGCGGCCTTTCAAGATCGGCGACTATATTTCGGCAGGCAGCAGCATCGGCGGGACGGTCGAAGAGATCGGCCTGTTCACCTCGACACTTACCACGGCCGATGGCGTATACATGTCGGTGCCCAACAACCAGATCTGGGGCAGCGCGATCACCAATTACAGCCGCAATTCACGCAGACGCATGGACATCACCGTGAATATCGACCTGCGCGACGATCTGGACAGCGCCATCGCGGCATTGAGCTCGCTGACTGCCACGCACGAACACGTGTTGCGCGACCCCGCGCCGGAAGTCATGGTCAAGGAGATACACGAACAGGCCGTCGTCATCAACGTGCGGCTGTGGACCTTGAGCGAATACTATTGGGCGGTGTATTGGGAGCTGCAACGCGGGGTGAAGAAAACCGTCGAGGCCGCGGGCTGCTCGCTGCCATATCCGACCCGCACGATTGTCATGACACCGGCGCCCACCACGCCGCAGTGATCGCTAGGGCGGCAACTCGGCCGCGCCCATGCGGCGCGCAATGACGCGCGTTCGACGCGCCAGATATGCGGAGTTGCGGTGCGCATCGTAATAGCGCGGACGCGGCAGCATGACAGCGAGGCGAGCCGCCTGCCAGGGTGTCAGTTGCGCGGCCGACACGTGGTAGTAGTGCTCGGCCGCAGCCTGCGCACCAAAAATACCCTCGCCCCATTCGACCGAATTCAGATAGATTTCGAAGATGCGCTCTTTGCTCATCCAGAATTCGAGCATCCAGGTAATGCACAATTCCTCGGCCTTGCGAATGTAGCTGCGCTCACCCGATAGGAAGAGGTTCTTCGCAAGCTGCTGGGTGATGGTCGAGCCGCCCGCCACGATATGACCTCTTTTCTCGTTCTTCTCCCAGGCATTGAGCATCGCATCGATTTCAAAACCATTGTTATTGACGAAATCGGCGTCCTCGCTGGCAATGATGGCCCGCTTCAGATTGCGGGATATTCGATCGTAAGGCATCCAGACACGCTCGATGCGTGCCTGCGGATCGGTCTGGCGAAGTCTGTCCTGGGCCGCACGCATGAACGCCGTCGAACCCGGATTGAAATGCGTCCACCAGGCGATCTGCAAAAAGTAGTAGCACTGCGTGGCCAACACGCCTGCCGCGAAAACCATCGCGACATAACCGCACCAGCGCCGCACACCCCAACGCGCATTCGACCCGCGCCTGCGGCTCGTCACTCGCCGCCCCCCGCCTGGGCATAGCGCTCGCGCAGCATTTTCAGCACCGGCGCGGTTTGCGGCCGCACGCCCCGCCAGCGAGCAAACGACTCCGCAGCCTGCTCGACCAGCATGCCCAGGCCATCGGCTGTGAGCGCCGCGCCATGCGCGCCGGCGAAGCGCAGGAATATCGTCGGTTGCTTGCCGTACATCATGTCGTAGGCCAGCGCATCGTGCCCGAACACATCGGCGGGCAATGGCGGCAAATCACCCTGCAGGCTGCTGGCCGTGCCGTTGATCACGACATCGAACCCGCCGGCAATGTCATGCCATGAGCCCGCCGCAAGCGTGACGCGGAGTGCCTGGGCTTGCGCACCGAAGTGCGCGGCCAGCGCCCGGGCCTTGTCGGGCGTCCGGTTGGCGATGAAAATTTCCGCCGGCCCGCTTTGCAGCAACGGCAGCAGCACACCGCGTGCGGCGCCGCCGGCACCCAGCAGCAGCACACGGCGGCCTCGCAGCGGCCGCGCCAGATTGACTTCGATATCGCGCACCAACCCTACCCCGTCGGTGTTGTCGCCCTCGATTTCCCCGCCTTCGAAACATAGCGTATTGACCGCCCCCGCGGCGCTGGCCCGCGGGCTCAAGCGCGTGGCCAGCGCATGCGCCTCGAGCTTGAAAGGCACGGTGACGTTGAGACCTTTGCCGCCTTGTGCGGCGAATTCGCGCACTGTCGCGACAAACCTGTCGAGCGGCGCCAACAGGCGCTCGTACACCAGGTGCTGGCCGGTCTGCGCGGCAAATTGCGCATGGATAAACGGCGATTGGCTATGTTCGACCGGATGGCCGATCACCGCGTAGCGATCGGGCTGCTCAGCGGCAGCATCGGCGATGTCCCCGTGATTTTCGCGTGTCATGTTAATCAGGCTTGAGCCGCATTTCGCGGCCGAGATCAAAAAGGGCTGCGCTGTGCCGTTTGGTGCCGCAACCCGACAGCGCTACAGTATACGCATCCTTGCGCCACCGGCGACGCGCAGTTCAGTGGGATGGGCCCTGAATCGCCTCCGCATGCACGCCGTGGTGGCTGAACGTCATGCGCGTCACGATCTGGAGGATGTCATAGCGCGCGCGCATGGCTTTGGTGAATTTGGCGAAGGGCGCGCTGGCCCGTACGATCGCGACCGCACGGCGATCCAGTTCGCGGTCGCCCGAACCGCGCTCTATCTCGACGCCGATCACATGGTAGCCATTGCGGTCATACCCCAGTTGGCCGTCCTGACTGACGTTGAGCGTCACGATCAACTGACCGTAGAGCCTGCGCCCGCCCGCTTCGGGAAAATGCTCGGTACCAAGACGTTCGATCTTGCGCCGCAACGCGTCGTAGTATTCCGCGTAGACGACTTCCCGCGTGTTGGCGGTGATTTGCCCGCGCTTGGGGCGCTCCTCATAGGCACGCACATTCTGCGCAATCACGGCTTGCAGCTTGGCAATCTGCTGATCGACCGCCCGCTCGTCCTTGCCGTTTTCGCGCTGCGCAGGCAACGTCCTGGGCCGCTGCTTCGAAAGCGAGCGCATCTGGGTCAACAACTGTTCCTGCAGAGTCTCCAGCGAACTGACCTGGTGCTCGGCCCGCGCGACGCGGCTGCCCGGCTGCTGCATATCGCGCGCGGGCAACGGAGTGGTCGCATGAACCTTGTCCTGCTCGCCGCCGCCGAGCAGGTTGGCTTGTGCGACCAGTTTGGCATTGACCGGTGCGTTATCCGATTTTGCGTTGACCAGCACGACGTCGAGCGGTGTATCGGTCGAGTGAAGCCGAAAGGCGTCGGGCGCGACAAAATGCACCGCCAAGACCAGTGCATGAACCAGCACGGAAAAACTCAATCCCGCCGCCAGCGGGTTTTCGCGAACCCACTTGCTAAATGCGACGAATTGCGTACGGGCATACGGAATGAGCGCGACCTGCGTGCGGCTAACGTGCTTCATGCGACATGCTCACCCACCGGTTCCATCGCCCCGGCTCGTCATTGCGTCGTTTTCATTGTCGGCGGACTCAGCCGCATCGCCCTCGGCAATATCGCGCTCGGCGTCGGCCGTGCCAACTTCGTCGCCCTCGTCGATACCGCCGGACTCATCCGTCTCGTCGTCGGAAGCTTCGGCGGTCACCGCGCCAGCGCCTTCGCCCAACACCTGTGCCAGGCGACAGGAGACGTCGAGCGTGACGTCGTCGACCGAGAGAATATCCAGCAATACCTGCGTGCCCCTGGCTTGCACGCCAAGCCCCGGCACAATCACGGTCAGCGGTATGTCGTTCAGGCGCACCAGATCGCCCTTGAGCACGCTTGCCTGAATCTGCCGCATATTTTCCTGCTGCAGCCAGCGCAGGCACCAGAACCTTTCCATGCGGGCCTGGTGCTCGCCGTAGGCGGCATGCGCCGCCTCGAAATTGGAAACGGTGGCATACAGGTCGGCATCTTTCGGCTTGAAGGGCGCGGCGAGCTTGGCGGTGACGCCATACTGCACGCAGGCGAGCAGCTGCCACTGGTTGACCAGGTCGACGTAGCGACGCAGCGGCGACGTGCTCCACGCATATTGCTCCACGCCCAGCCCCTCGTGAGGCGCCGGCGTGGTCTGCATGCGCGTGCGGTTCACGCCGTACGCGCGCTGCGCGCGGTAGATGCCGGGCACTCCGCATTCGGCCAGCAACCGTCCCCAGGTGCTGTTGGCCAGAATAGCCATTTCGGCAACGATCAGATCTAGCGGTGCGCCACGCCGACGCGGCAGGATCGTCACGTGTTCGCCATCGACATAAAAGCTGTAATCCGTCTTGTTTTGCACTTCCGGCTTGAGACCATAGCCCTCGCGGGCAGCCTGCCGCTTGCCATAAAGCGCTTGCGCAAGCGGCCATAGACGGGCGATCTGGTCTTTGTGCGGGTAGTCGCCGGTGCCGGCGGCCAGCGCCTCGGCCGTCACGATGTCGTCCAGCTCGTTATGACGCAAATTCGTGGCGATCGGCACCAATTCGGCGCGCGTCTCGGTGGCGATCACGTCGTAACTGGCGGCGTCGACGATCACATACAGCGACAACGCCGGGCGGGGAGCGCCCTCCTTGAGCGTGTACGCGTCGACCACGGCATCCGGCAACATGGTGATTTTGTCGCCCGGCACGTACACGGTGGACATGCGCTCGCGCGCGATCGCGTCGATCGGATCTCCGCGCACGATGCCAAGCCCCGGGGCCGCGATGTGAATGCCGATGCGCAATCTGCCGTCGGCCAGCGCCTGCACCGACAGCGCATCGTCGATCTCGGTGGTCGTGACGTCATCGATCGAAAATGCCGCCACGTCCGCCAGCGGCAGTTCGATGCCTGGTTGCGGCGGTTCTTCGATCGGTGGGAAAGCTGTGCCGCGCGGGAAGTACTCGAACAGGAAGCCCGCCTCGTGCAATGCCCGCGGCGATGCAATGCCGCCGCACGCGAGCAGTACTTTGGCGTGGGTCGTGCCCAGCGCGGCGGCAGCGGCGTCCAGCGCCTTCCACTCGATGGTGTTCTTGTCGGCCTTGAACAGCAGCTGCAGCTCCTTGCCGCGCAACGCATCCGGCAAGCGATGCGCGATCAGTTCGGCCTGATAATGCGCCTGCAGCTCCAGTTG
It contains:
- the pyrF gene encoding orotidine-5'-phosphate decarboxylase, which produces MTFIDQLRAAWHERDSLLCVGLDPEPSRLPAHLRGNPDAIFEFCRTIVDATAPYACAFKPQIAYFSAQRAEIQLERLIAHIHEHHPGLPVVLDAKRGDIGSTAEQYAKEAFERYQADAVTVNPYMGFDSIAPYLGYGNKGVIVLCRTSNPGGSDLQFLRTADGQPLYEVVARLAAGPWNTSGQIGLVVGATFPNEIAAVRAIVGDMPLLIPGIGAQGGDVAATVTAGRTADGSGMMINSSRAIIYAGSGEDFGQAAAQAACQTRDAINEHRSAPR
- a CDS encoding mechanosensitive ion channel family protein; the protein is MNHASLAAATDALWTAAAQNALHYGVTAIQAIVILLLGWWLSNLLTRIVRRALDRSPQFDKTLKPLTYSVVQWSVRGITIVAVLAQFGVQTASIIAVLGAAGLAIGLALQGTLQNIAAGTMLLVLRPFKIGDYISAGSSIGGTVEEIGLFTSTLTTADGVYMSVPNNQIWGSAITNYSRNSRRRMDITVNIDLRDDLDSAIAALSSLTATHEHVLRDPAPEVMVKEIHEQAVVINVRLWTLSEYYWAVYWELQRGVKKTVEAAGCSLPYPTRTIVMTPAPTTPQ
- the mtgA gene encoding monofunctional biosynthetic peptidoglycan transglycosylase; amino-acid sequence: MTSRRRGSNARWGVRRWCGYVAMVFAAGVLATQCYYFLQIAWWTHFNPGSTAFMRAAQDRLRQTDPQARIERVWMPYDRISRNLKRAIIASEDADFVNNNGFEIDAMLNAWEKNEKRGHIVAGGSTITQQLAKNLFLSGERSYIRKAEELCITWMLEFWMSKERIFEIYLNSVEWGEGIFGAQAAAEHYYHVSAAQLTPWQAARLAVMLPRPRYYDAHRNSAYLARRTRVIARRMGAAELPP
- the aroE gene encoding shikimate dehydrogenase, giving the protein MTRENHGDIADAAAEQPDRYAVIGHPVEHSQSPFIHAQFAAQTGQHLVYERLLAPLDRFVATVREFAAQGGKGLNVTVPFKLEAHALATRLSPRASAAGAVNTLCFEGGEIEGDNTDGVGLVRDIEVNLARPLRGRRVLLLGAGGAARGVLLPLLQSGPAEIFIANRTPDKARALAAHFGAQAQALRVTLAAGSWHDIAGGFDVVINGTASSLQGDLPPLPADVFGHDALAYDMMYGKQPTIFLRFAGAHGAALTADGLGMLVEQAAESFARWRGVRPQTAPVLKMLRERYAQAGGGE
- a CDS encoding energy transducer TonB family protein; the protein is MKHVSRTQVALIPYARTQFVAFSKWVRENPLAAGLSFSVLVHALVLAVHFVAPDAFRLHSTDTPLDVVLVNAKSDNAPVNAKLVAQANLLGGGEQDKVHATTPLPARDMQQPGSRVARAEHQVSSLETLQEQLLTQMRSLSKQRPRTLPAQRENGKDERAVDQQIAKLQAVIAQNVRAYEERPKRGQITANTREVVYAEYYDALRRKIERLGTEHFPEAGGRRLYGQLIVTLNVSQDGQLGYDRNGYHVIGVEIERGSGDRELDRRAVAIVRASAPFAKFTKAMRARYDILQIVTRMTFSHHGVHAEAIQGPSH
- a CDS encoding ribonuclease catalytic domain-containing protein, translated to MNIFFEESGSFKAGTILSQQAESYQVELPGGRRSKIKGRDVLLRFEAPTPTEFMHQAETLGEEIDLPFLWECASDEEFAFAALATEYFGDGASAVQQAALVLRMHGAPVYFRRRGRGQYQRAPQEQLQAALAGLARKQQQLELQAHYQAELIAHRLPDALRGKELQLLFKADKNTIEWKALDAAAAALGTTHAKVLLACGGIASPRALHEAGFLFEYFPRGTAFPPIEEPPQPGIELPLADVAAFSIDDVTTTEIDDALSVQALADGRLRIGIHIAAPGLGIVRGDPIDAIARERMSTVYVPGDKITMLPDAVVDAYTLKEGAPRPALSLYVIVDAASYDVIATETRAELVPIATNLRHNELDDIVTAEALAAGTGDYPHKDQIARLWPLAQALYGKRQAAREGYGLKPEVQNKTDYSFYVDGEHVTILPRRRGAPLDLIVAEMAILANSTWGRLLAECGVPGIYRAQRAYGVNRTRMQTTPAPHEGLGVEQYAWSTSPLRRYVDLVNQWQLLACVQYGVTAKLAAPFKPKDADLYATVSNFEAAHAAYGEHQARMERFWCLRWLQQENMRQIQASVLKGDLVRLNDIPLTVIVPGLGVQARGTQVLLDILSVDDVTLDVSCRLAQVLGEGAGAVTAEASDDETDESGGIDEGDEVGTADAERDIAEGDAAESADNENDAMTSRGDGTGG